In the Myxosarcina sp. GI1 genome, AAGTCGAACATCCTTTCCTGGGCATTCAAATGGTTACACTAACCCCAGAAGTTAAACAAGAAATTAATTCTAATCCCAACAGTGGTTTGAGCGTTTATGAAGATAAAGGAGTATTGGTAGTCAGAGTAGTTCCAGATTCTCCTGCCGATAAAGCTGGTTTGAGGGCTGGCGATGTTATCGAGCAAGTTAACGGTCAACCAGTTGAAGATGCTGATGCTTTACAGGAAGCAGTAGAAAATAGTGGTGTAGGTAAAAATCTCGAATTAGGTTTAAAACGCAATGGACAAGAGATGAATCTGGCAGTCAAAGCTGGTGCTTATCCTACCGCTCAAGCTGAAACTAATTAGTTTAGTCCCTTTCTACAATGGGCATTAACTCAACACCGATTGGTTTATGAAGTAAGGAAATGCAGTTATAGCAAAAGAATGCGGCAGGTGAGAGGGAGCGGTAAAAGTGACACAAAACTGACATAGATTTGTCATAGCCTGGAAGAGAAAGACTGTTAAGCTAAATCATGCTTTATACATATTCTTTTTAAATCTAAAGTTAAAGTAATTTTTACTTTTTATAAACAAGAATATGTACGCTAATGAAATTCAAGTCTCGCTTCATATTGCTTTCTCCACTTCGACCGCCTTCCTAGCTAAAACCTTGGTTCGCCTGTCTGTTGCTTTTGGCAATACTCAATTATGAATCTCAAAATAGATCGTGAAAAAATACTAAATTATTTGGCAATTATAATTAGTTCTGCGGCAATTCTATTTTTTAGTATTATCGATCATTTAGTCTTTATTGATATTTCTCTATCACTTTTTTATTTGTTACCTATCTTTTTTGCGAGTTGGTACGGAAAAAAGCAGTTTTCCTATTTTTTAGTATTGCTAAGTACCATTGGTAGTTTTATTGGCGAATTTCAAGTAAAACATCATGTGTATCTACTAATAGTTCTATGGAATACATTAGTAAGATTAATTGTATTTTTTACCATAGCTTATTTAATATCTAGTCTCAAAACAGCTTACGAAAAAGAAAAAGTTCTGTCTCGTATAGACCCCTTAACAGGAATAGCAAATCGACGATTTTTTATCGAATTATTGCGAAGCGAATCTATACGCTCTGTTCGTTACGGTCATTTTCTAACTTTGGCTTATTTCGATCTAGATAACTTTAAACAAGTCAACGATCGCCAAGGACACGATCTGGGAGATAAATTATTAAGATTTATTGCTCAAACTGTCAAACAACAAATTCGTGAAACGGATACTGTCGCTCGTTTGGGGGGAGACGAATTTGCTTTGCTTTTACCAGAAACGAACTATGAAGCTGGTCAGTTCGTTTTGTCTCGTCTTCAGCAACAACTTAGAACATCCATTGAAGCTTACTTTCCTTCAGTAAGCCTTAGTATAGGAGCGGTTACTTTCCAAAATTTCCCCGATTCAACTGATAAAATGCTGGAAGTGGCAGATAGTTTAATGTATCGAGTCAAACAAAATGGTAAAAATAACCTCGAACATCAGATATTTGCAACAGGTAACACTAAAACCGACCGAAATATTTCAAGTTTAGCCAAAAATTAAAATGAACAATGAGCAGATATTCAGTGGTCGGTGAAAATTATTTACTGTTCATTATTCATTGTTAACCGACATTCCGCAGAAAAGTTTAAGAGAGCAGATAATATTGACGACAATAGGAATTAAAAAACTGAAGAATGTGACTTCGTTCACTAGTAAGATTACTAATTTGTTTGACTCCACCGAAGGAAACAAGATGAACCGACATAAAGCATTGAAAAACCCAACGTAGAGTAGGGGAAGTAGTCGGTTTGCCCAACTGATTAGGAATAGTTTGCCCTGCGGTTGCCAAAGCTAGTCGTAAAGCACGTTGACCCAGACTATAAACTAAAAGAGATAAGCCCATAACYATTGCCAAAGCAGCAATCCGTTTTGGGGATTTAAGAAAAACACTACTGGTAAAGAACAAAGGCTCTTTGAGAAATCGAAAACCTCGCTCAGTAGATTGTTGTGCTTTATACTCAATCAACAATTGGTCATTGCTCAACTGATGTTTGTCCAAGACATTAGTTGCCAGAATAAATCTTCCTGCTTTTCGTTCTTCTAGAGCAATAGCATTTAGATTAGGAATCAAACTAGCATCAATTTGGTAATGAACCTGAGTTGGGAGTTGATTTTGAGGGGGTCTACCAGATTTGCCGTGACTAAAATGTGGAATTAGTTTCACATCATATCGTCATTAAGATGTTCTGGTAATATTCCTTCCCCCAGTAAATGTTCTGTAGCTTTACCCTCAAAGAATTTTGGGAACAGATATAATGGAGAGCTAATCATGCCCAAGCCATTGATAATCATGGCTTTCACTGCTTGCCCTGTTGTTACTTTTTGGTTGCCATGAGAAGCGATAATTTTGTCTATTTCCTCTACTAGCCCAATTTCATCAATTATTCCTGCGATTATTCCACAGTGATTTAGGTCTTTAACTTTTACTTCTGCTGTTGATGGTGTCATGATTTTTAACATACCATCAACTTTTTCTTTAATTTAACTTGATTTGATATCCAGACTTGATTCTTCCGATAATTATTCAGTTATTTTTTTATTTCTGCGGAATGTCGGGTTAATTGAAAAATTGTTCATTGATACAGGGGTGCCATAATTCTTCTGTCCATCGCTATACCTCTATTTACAAATGTTTAAAATTGTCATTAACAGGTTTATCCGTCAGTCTTTTGGCATCATTGCGCCAGAGATGGAGAAGTGGATAATCATCCCAGGCAATACTAATAATCTCTAAATCGCCATCGTTGTCTAAATCGGCAAGTTTGGTTCCTAAATGACTCTCTTTATTTTCAGCAACTAAATATTTCATCCAGCTAGAACCGCGATTGATATTTTTCCAAATGGCAACTTGTTTGTCGCCTCGATGTTCTCCCGTCACAATATCGACTTCGCCATCGCCGTCTAAATCGGCAGCATTCATGCTATTAGTAGTGTATTGAGTTGCAACCAGATGACGCAGCCAAGAAAACTGAAGTTGTTCTGGTTGCTCGAACCAATAAACATGGGCGTTGGGTTTTTCGCTTTCACTTTCTTCACTTACCACTAAATCCAAACGCCCGTCATTATTTAAATCTACTAAAGAAAAGCGATCGGGCCATTGAGAAATACGACCGATTTTATGCTTAATCCAGTTGCCTTCATTATTACCGGGGTTTTCCCACCAGGAAACTTTTTTGACACCCGTATACATATCTCCCACAGCAATATCGATGTCGCCATCGCGATCGATGTCGCCATCGCCAATTCCTTCATCGGTAGCTTCATTAGTAATTAGAGTGGGTTGCCAATTGCCAGCAGTAGGATCGTCGGAAATTTCAAAGTAATAAATTTCTCTATCTTCATTACCACCAGCCAACAAAATTTCTGGTTTGCCACCAGGAACGATTTGAGCTAACTGATAGCCCTGTCCGTTGACGTGGGATGTTGCTGGCATGGTGGCAACTTTAGTAATCGACCAAGAACTACCCTGAGAGTCTTGAGCTTCCAACCAATAAATGTTTGGTAGAGCCTCAGCGATCGCATCTCCAAATTCATCGTCATCAACATCTACAATTAACATGGCATCTACATTGAGAGGAAAGGTAACTCGCTCCCAATTATCGGTTAAATCTCCCCCTGGATTGCGATAGAAATAGCGTCCCGAAACAATGTCTGGAAAACCATCTCCTGTTAGATCGCCCGTAGCTAATCCAAAAAAGCGTACCTCCTGGTTAAAAGTTTTTCTCTTA is a window encoding:
- a CDS encoding GGDEF domain-containing protein, with the protein product MNLKIDREKILNYLAIIISSAAILFFSIIDHLVFIDISLSLFYLLPIFFASWYGKKQFSYFLVLLSTIGSFIGEFQVKHHVYLLIVLWNTLVRLIVFFTIAYLISSLKTAYEKEKVLSRIDPLTGIANRRFFIELLRSESIRSVRYGHFLTLAYFDLDNFKQVNDRQGHDLGDKLLRFIAQTVKQQIRETDTVARLGGDEFALLLPETNYEAGQFVLSRLQQQLRTSIEAYFPSVSLSIGAVTFQNFPDSTDKMLEVADSLMYRVKQNGKNNLEHQIFATGNTKTDRNISSLAKN